One genomic segment of Aquamicrobium lusatiense includes these proteins:
- the aztA gene encoding zinc ABC transporter ATP-binding protein AztA, with protein MAAPCITFSDLTLGYNSHPAVHHLSGVVRKGSLTAVVGANGSGKSTLMKGVVGMLKPMVGSVTVTPGTRVAYLPQQSELDRTFPARVVDLVSLGLWPKRGLLGRHTAQDRAAVSEALMAVGLEGFEQRPIDTLSGGQLQRALFARVLVQDAELILLDEPFNAIDARTMTDLIALIKRWHGENRTVMVVVHDLDLVRTHFPEALLLARAPIAWGEAKSALAAENLLRARQFHEAWDETAPWCASHDEHDHGHGHGHDHHAHGDGHHHHNHEDSAPVARKGAA; from the coding sequence ATGGCTGCTCCCTGCATAACATTCAGCGACCTGACGCTGGGCTACAACAGCCATCCGGCCGTTCATCACCTCTCCGGTGTGGTGCGCAAAGGCTCGCTGACGGCCGTGGTCGGCGCCAACGGCTCCGGCAAATCCACGCTGATGAAGGGTGTGGTTGGCATGCTGAAGCCGATGGTCGGCTCCGTTACCGTCACGCCCGGCACGCGGGTCGCCTACCTGCCGCAGCAGTCCGAACTCGACCGCACGTTTCCCGCGCGGGTGGTCGACCTCGTCTCGCTCGGCCTGTGGCCGAAGCGCGGCCTGCTCGGCCGCCATACGGCGCAGGACCGCGCTGCTGTCTCCGAGGCGCTGATGGCTGTGGGGCTCGAAGGATTCGAGCAGCGCCCGATCGACACGCTTTCGGGCGGACAGCTTCAGCGTGCCCTGTTTGCACGTGTGCTGGTGCAGGATGCGGAGCTCATCCTGCTCGACGAGCCGTTCAACGCCATCGATGCCCGCACCATGACCGACCTGATCGCGCTCATCAAACGCTGGCATGGCGAGAACCGGACCGTCATGGTCGTCGTGCATGACCTTGATCTGGTGCGCACCCATTTCCCGGAGGCGCTGCTTCTGGCGCGCGCGCCGATTGCGTGGGGCGAGGCGAAATCCGCGCTGGCGGCCGAAAATCTGCTGCGGGCCCGCCAGTTCCATGAAGCATGGGACGAGACGGCGCCCTGGTGCGCCTCCCATGACGAGCACGATCATGGGCATGGGCACGGGCATGACCATCATGCCCACGGTGACGGCCACCATCACCACAACCACGAAGATTCAGCGCCCGTGGCCCGCAAGGGGGCCGCGTGA
- a CDS encoding GNAT family N-acetyltransferase, whose protein sequence is MKAILRDTFESTWRPQITEASIRNYLDTDIGGRFVERAGADMLVAEIGGEIAGLIHCVDDFVDALHVSSAFQRRGVGRCLMERAEQDMSARGFRQARLETDTFNEQSQNFYKSLGYVEMGRYPDEEWKSGLTTVLFEKRL, encoded by the coding sequence ATGAAGGCCATTTTGCGTGATACGTTCGAGAGCACATGGAGGCCGCAGATCACCGAGGCCTCCATCCGCAACTATCTCGACACCGATATTGGCGGCCGCTTCGTGGAACGCGCCGGCGCCGATATGCTGGTGGCCGAAATCGGCGGCGAGATCGCGGGGCTGATCCATTGCGTCGACGATTTCGTCGATGCCCTGCACGTCAGTTCCGCTTTTCAGCGCAGGGGCGTTGGACGCTGCCTCATGGAACGGGCCGAGCAGGACATGTCGGCCCGGGGATTCCGGCAGGCACGGCTCGAAACCGACACCTTCAACGAGCAGAGCCAGAACTTCTACAAGTCCCTCGGATATGTCGAAATGGGGCGATATCCGGACGAGGAATGGAAGAGCGGCCTCACCACCGTCCTGTTTGAAAAGCGCCTGTAG
- the zigA gene encoding zinc metallochaperone GTPase ZigA produces the protein MPDIAMPETTGPNTAGRNRRLPVTVLSGFLGAGKTTLLNHILNNREGRRVAVIVNDMSEVNIDAALVRDGGANLSRTDEQLVEMTNGCICCTLRDDLLKEVRRLSQEGRFDYLLIEGTGIAEPLPVAATFDFRDENGDSLSDVARLDTMVTVVDAANLLTDYGSQDFLRDRGEIAGDADDRAIVDLLVEQIEFADVIILNKVSDTPARNLDMARRIVRSLNPDAELIETDFGNVALDKVLDTGRFDFDKAETHPLWFKELNGFADHVPETEEYGIRSFVYRERRPFVPVKLKAFVNRSWPGVVRAKGFFWLATRPHYVGELSHAGALVRTGKRGLWWASVPKQRWPDHPEWHAAMRPYLDDMWGDRRQEIVFIGCDPMDEAAIRAELDACLVPERDFMPGRWRDLPDPFPSWESQAA, from the coding sequence ATGCCAGACATAGCCATGCCAGAAACAACCGGGCCAAACACAGCGGGGCGTAACCGCCGCCTGCCGGTGACGGTGCTTTCCGGCTTTCTCGGAGCCGGCAAGACCACGCTTCTCAACCACATTCTCAACAACCGCGAGGGTCGCCGCGTGGCGGTCATCGTCAACGACATGAGCGAGGTCAATATCGACGCAGCACTTGTGCGTGACGGAGGTGCGAACCTGTCACGCACCGACGAGCAGCTCGTGGAAATGACCAATGGCTGCATCTGCTGCACCCTGCGCGACGATCTGCTGAAGGAAGTGCGCCGCCTCTCGCAGGAAGGCCGCTTCGATTATCTGCTGATCGAGGGAACCGGCATCGCCGAGCCGCTGCCCGTCGCCGCCACCTTCGATTTTCGCGACGAGAATGGCGACAGCCTCTCCGACGTTGCCCGGCTGGACACCATGGTCACGGTGGTCGATGCCGCCAACCTTCTCACCGACTACGGCTCGCAGGATTTCCTGCGAGATCGCGGCGAGATCGCCGGCGACGCGGACGACCGCGCCATCGTCGATCTTCTGGTCGAGCAGATCGAGTTCGCCGATGTCATCATCCTCAATAAGGTGTCCGACACACCGGCGCGCAATCTGGACATGGCCCGCAGGATCGTGCGCTCCCTGAACCCCGATGCCGAGCTGATCGAAACCGATTTCGGCAATGTGGCGCTCGACAAGGTACTCGACACCGGCCGCTTCGATTTCGACAAGGCCGAGACCCATCCGCTCTGGTTCAAGGAGCTCAACGGCTTCGCCGACCATGTGCCGGAAACGGAAGAATACGGCATCCGCTCCTTCGTCTATCGCGAGCGCCGGCCGTTCGTCCCGGTGAAGCTCAAGGCGTTCGTCAACCGCTCGTGGCCGGGCGTGGTGCGCGCCAAGGGCTTCTTCTGGCTGGCGACGCGCCCGCACTATGTCGGCGAACTCAGCCATGCCGGCGCGCTGGTGCGCACGGGCAAGCGCGGCCTGTGGTGGGCCTCGGTGCCGAAACAGCGCTGGCCCGATCATCCCGAATGGCACGCGGCCATGCGGCCCTATCTCGATGACATGTGGGGCGACCGCAGGCAGGAGATCGTGTTCATCGGCTGCGACCCGATGGACGAGGCCGCGATCCGGGCCGAGCTCGACGCCTGCCTCGTGCCCGAGCGGGATTTCATGCCCGGCCGCTGGCGCGACCTGCCCGATCCCTTCCCGAGTTGGGAGTCGCAGGCCGCCTGA
- the aztB gene encoding zinc ABC transporter permease AztB produces the protein MEALHEFLIAPFTEFAFMQRGLLGAVLLSLSACPIGVFLMLRRMSLTGDAMAHAILPGAAAGFLLYGLQIVPMTIGGLLAGAIVALGAGAVSRLTVQKEDASMAAFYLISLALGVTMVSLRGSSVDLMHVLFGTVLALNNDALSLIGIVAVVTLASLGLFWRALVAECLDPLFLRSVSKLGSPVHFIFLGLVVLNLVAGFQALGTLLSVGLMVLPAAAARFWTQRVETMAMLAVAFGLVSSVSGLLLSYHAALPSGPAIILSTGCLYFVSVLFGPRGLLATRRPRPAHRIA, from the coding sequence ATGGAAGCGCTCCACGAATTCCTGATCGCACCGTTCACCGAATTCGCCTTCATGCAGCGCGGGCTGCTGGGCGCGGTGCTGCTGTCGCTCAGCGCCTGCCCCATCGGCGTGTTCCTGATGCTGCGGCGCATGAGCCTGACCGGTGATGCCATGGCCCATGCCATCCTGCCGGGCGCAGCCGCCGGCTTCCTGCTCTACGGCTTGCAGATCGTGCCGATGACCATTGGCGGGCTGCTGGCCGGTGCCATCGTCGCGCTGGGCGCGGGAGCGGTCTCGCGTCTGACCGTCCAGAAGGAGGATGCTTCGATGGCCGCCTTCTACCTGATTTCTCTGGCGCTTGGCGTCACCATGGTGTCGCTGCGCGGCTCCAGCGTCGACCTGATGCATGTGCTGTTCGGCACCGTGCTCGCCCTCAACAATGACGCGCTTTCGCTGATCGGCATCGTCGCGGTCGTCACGCTCGCATCGCTTGGCCTGTTCTGGCGCGCGCTGGTGGCGGAATGCCTCGACCCGCTGTTCCTGCGCTCGGTGTCGAAGCTCGGCTCGCCGGTGCATTTCATCTTCCTCGGGCTGGTCGTGCTCAATCTGGTGGCCGGCTTCCAGGCGCTCGGCACGCTGTTGTCGGTCGGCCTGATGGTGCTGCCGGCTGCTGCCGCCCGCTTCTGGACCCAGCGCGTCGAGACCATGGCGATGCTGGCCGTGGCCTTCGGCCTCGTCTCGTCGGTGAGCGGCCTGCTGCTCTCCTACCATGCGGCGCTGCCTTCCGGCCCCGCAATCATCCTTTCCACCGGCTGCCTCTATTTCGTGTCGGTGCTGTTCGGCCCGCGCGGCCTGCTGGCGACCCGCCGGCCGCGCCCCGCCCACCGGATCGCCTGA
- a CDS encoding L,D-transpeptidase, translating into MSELPRNQSSPAAGEPGAPVLPRRLLLQGMGATALMAASGCSTASSGFDALNLDYGSTGSIKPMRPSISVDRQITSPDVMYAAVTDGGFSVPEVPYQKIKPQFRRQIVVDPTGEAPGTIVVHTKECLLYLVQPGGEAIRYGVGVGKAGFSWSGRANIQYGREWPTWTPPREMIQRRPELVKWQNGQPGGLDNPLGARALYIFQNGQDTLYRIHGSPEWWSIGQSVSSGCVRLINQDIIDLYNRASKRNPVVVI; encoded by the coding sequence ATGTCAGAGTTGCCGCGGAACCAGTCATCGCCGGCCGCAGGCGAGCCGGGTGCGCCGGTTCTTCCCCGCCGCCTGCTGCTGCAGGGCATGGGCGCAACCGCGCTGATGGCCGCCAGCGGCTGCAGCACAGCCTCATCGGGCTTTGATGCGCTGAACCTCGATTACGGTTCCACCGGCTCGATCAAGCCCATGCGCCCCTCGATCAGCGTCGATCGGCAGATCACCAGCCCGGATGTCATGTATGCGGCGGTGACGGACGGCGGCTTTTCCGTTCCGGAAGTGCCCTATCAGAAAATCAAGCCGCAGTTCCGCCGCCAGATCGTGGTCGACCCGACCGGAGAGGCGCCCGGAACGATCGTCGTTCATACCAAGGAATGCCTGCTCTATCTCGTGCAGCCGGGCGGCGAGGCGATCCGCTATGGCGTGGGCGTCGGCAAGGCCGGCTTTTCGTGGTCGGGCCGCGCCAACATACAATATGGCCGCGAATGGCCCACCTGGACACCGCCGCGCGAGATGATCCAGCGTAGGCCCGAACTGGTGAAATGGCAGAACGGCCAGCCCGGCGGTCTCGACAATCCGCTCGGCGCGCGCGCCCTTTACATCTTCCAGAACGGGCAGGACACGCTCTACCGCATCCATGGTTCTCCAGAATGGTGGAGCATCGGCCAGTCCGTGTCGTCAGGCTGCGTGCGGCTGATCAATCAGGATATCATCGACCTCTACAATCGGGCCTCGAAACGCAATCCGGTGGTCGTTATCTGA
- the xylB gene encoding xylulokinase, whose translation MYLGLDLGTSGVKALLIDGDQQPVASGHGPLDVSRPHPGWSEQDPAHWLEACEHAIGELKASHPNELAAVRGIGLSGQMHGATLLDRDDHVLQPCILWNDTRSHAEAAMLDADPRFRELTGNIVFPGFTAPKLVWVKANEPEIFARVAKVLLPKDYLRLWLSGEHMSEMSDSAGTSWLDVGKRRWSVELLAATGLDESHMPTLVEGMQPAGTLRAELASQWGMQAGTPIAGGAGDNAASACGMGTVGEGHAFVSLGTSGVLFAANSAYLPNPASAVHTFCHALPQTWHQMGVILSATDSLNWLAGIAGREAGELTAELGDNLRAPSGVTFLPYLSGERTPYNDATIRGAFAGLAHESGRAALTQAVLEGVAFAFRDSLDALVSAGTRLERVTAIGGGSRSLYWLKAIATALGIPVDVPADGDFGAAFGAARLGLIAATGADPFSVCTLPATSRTIEPDAGLAQAYEEARRRYRALYPAIKGVSA comes from the coding sequence ATGTATCTGGGGCTCGATCTGGGCACCTCGGGCGTCAAGGCGCTTCTGATCGACGGCGACCAGCAGCCGGTCGCATCCGGCCATGGCCCGCTCGATGTTTCGCGCCCGCATCCGGGCTGGTCGGAGCAGGACCCGGCCCATTGGCTGGAGGCGTGCGAGCATGCCATTGGCGAACTGAAGGCGTCGCATCCGAACGAGCTGGCCGCCGTCAGGGGCATCGGTCTCTCCGGTCAGATGCATGGCGCCACATTGCTCGACCGTGACGACCATGTGCTGCAGCCCTGCATCCTGTGGAACGACACGCGCAGCCACGCCGAGGCCGCCATGCTCGATGCAGACCCGCGCTTTCGCGAGCTTACGGGCAATATCGTCTTTCCGGGCTTTACCGCGCCGAAGCTCGTCTGGGTGAAGGCGAACGAGCCGGAAATCTTCGCCCGCGTGGCGAAAGTGCTGCTGCCGAAGGATTATCTGCGCCTGTGGCTTTCCGGCGAGCATATGTCCGAAATGTCGGATTCGGCCGGCACCTCGTGGCTGGATGTCGGCAAGCGGCGCTGGTCCGTCGAGTTGCTGGCGGCGACGGGGCTGGATGAGAGCCATATGCCGACGCTGGTGGAAGGTATGCAACCGGCAGGCACGCTGCGCGCGGAACTGGCCTCGCAATGGGGCATGCAGGCCGGTACTCCGATCGCCGGCGGGGCTGGCGATAATGCGGCGTCCGCCTGTGGAATGGGCACGGTGGGCGAGGGCCATGCCTTTGTCTCACTCGGCACCTCCGGCGTGTTGTTTGCCGCCAACTCTGCCTATCTGCCCAATCCGGCCAGTGCCGTGCACACCTTTTGCCATGCGCTGCCACAGACATGGCACCAGATGGGCGTCATCCTGTCGGCGACGGACTCGCTGAACTGGCTGGCCGGCATCGCCGGTCGCGAGGCCGGCGAACTTACCGCCGAACTGGGTGACAACCTCAGGGCGCCGTCGGGCGTCACCTTCCTGCCCTACCTGTCGGGCGAGCGCACGCCTTACAATGATGCAACCATTCGCGGTGCCTTTGCCGGCCTTGCCCATGAAAGCGGCCGTGCGGCGCTGACGCAGGCGGTGCTGGAGGGCGTTGCCTTCGCCTTCCGCGACAGTCTCGACGCTCTGGTCAGCGCCGGCACGCGGCTGGAGCGGGTGACGGCGATCGGCGGCGGCTCGCGCTCGCTCTACTGGCTGAAAGCCATCGCAACCGCGCTTGGCATTCCCGTCGACGTGCCGGCCGACGGCGATTTCGGCGCCGCCTTCGGCGCGGCCCGCCTCGGTCTCATCGCCGCCACCGGAGCCGATCCGTTCAGCGTGTGCACGCTGCCCGCCACCAGTCGCACCATCGAGCCGGATGCGGGGCTGGCGCAGGCGTATGAAGAGGCCCGTCGGCGCTACCGCGCCCTCTATCCAGCCATCAAGGGAGTTTCAGCATGA
- the xylA gene encoding xylose isomerase: MSTGFFGDIEPIRYEGPESTNPLAYRFYDPDEIVQGKRLEDHLRFAVAYWHSFAWPGGDPFGGQTFERPWFGDDMDKARLKADVAFEMFSLLGVPYYCFHDADVRPEGKNFAESAARLDEIAGIFEKKQAQSGVKLLWGTANLFSHRRYMAGAATNPDPEVFAYAAATVKSCIDVTRRLEGENYVLWGGREGYETLLNTDMKREREQAGRFLSMVVDYKHSIGFRGTILIEPKPQEPTKHQYDYDVATVYGFLKDFGLENEVKVNIEQGHAILAGHSFEHELALAAALGIFGSIDMNRNDYQSGWDTDQFPNNVPEMALAYYQVLLAGGFTTGGTNFDAKLRRQSLDPQDLLIAHIGAMDCCARGLKAAARMIDDKALIRPLEERYAGWNGEEANAMLAGRRTLEQVAERVVKDGIEPQPRSGRQEYLENVVNRYV, from the coding sequence ATGAGCACCGGCTTCTTCGGCGATATCGAGCCCATCCGTTATGAAGGCCCGGAAAGCACCAATCCGCTCGCCTATCGCTTCTACGATCCCGACGAGATCGTGCAGGGCAAGCGGCTGGAGGACCATCTGCGCTTCGCCGTCGCCTACTGGCATTCCTTTGCCTGGCCGGGTGGCGATCCCTTCGGCGGTCAGACTTTCGAGCGGCCATGGTTTGGCGACGACATGGACAAGGCCCGCCTCAAGGCGGATGTGGCCTTCGAGATGTTCTCGCTGCTCGGCGTTCCCTATTACTGCTTCCACGATGCCGATGTGCGCCCGGAAGGGAAAAACTTCGCCGAGAGCGCCGCGCGTCTTGATGAGATCGCCGGCATCTTCGAGAAGAAGCAGGCCCAGAGCGGCGTGAAACTGCTGTGGGGCACGGCCAATCTGTTTTCCCACCGCCGCTATATGGCGGGTGCCGCCACCAATCCCGATCCGGAGGTGTTCGCCTATGCGGCCGCCACGGTGAAGTCATGCATCGACGTGACCAGACGGCTGGAAGGCGAGAACTACGTGCTGTGGGGCGGACGCGAGGGCTACGAGACGCTGCTCAACACCGACATGAAGCGCGAGCGCGAGCAGGCCGGCCGCTTCCTGTCGATGGTGGTCGACTACAAGCACAGCATCGGCTTCAGGGGCACGATCCTGATCGAGCCGAAGCCGCAGGAACCGACCAAGCACCAGTATGATTACGATGTCGCCACCGTCTACGGCTTCCTGAAGGATTTCGGTCTGGAAAACGAGGTGAAGGTCAATATCGAGCAGGGCCACGCCATCCTCGCCGGCCACTCCTTCGAGCACGAGCTGGCGCTGGCCGCTGCATTGGGTATCTTCGGTTCCATCGACATGAACCGCAACGACTACCAGTCTGGCTGGGACACCGACCAGTTCCCCAACAATGTGCCGGAAATGGCGCTGGCCTACTATCAGGTGCTGCTTGCCGGCGGCTTCACCACCGGTGGCACCAATTTCGACGCCAAGCTGCGCCGGCAGTCGCTCGATCCGCAGGATCTGCTGATTGCGCATATCGGCGCGATGGACTGCTGCGCGCGGGGCCTGAAGGCTGCCGCCCGCATGATCGACGACAAGGCCCTTATCAGACCGCTCGAAGAACGCTATGCCGGCTGGAACGGCGAGGAGGCGAACGCCATGCTTGCCGGCAGGCGTACGCTTGAGCAGGTTGCCGAACGCGTGGTGAAGGACGGGATCGAGCCGCAGCCGCGCTCCGGCCGTCAGGAATATCTGGAGAATGTGGTCAATCGTTATGTGTAA
- a CDS encoding ABC transporter ATP-binding protein, which yields MAEQERADRQAAPQDDVLDIRNLRIEATVYPPGEDPKTIVIVDDVSLRVGRGRVLGLIGESGAGKSTIGLSSMGYGRGGVRITGGEVILNGRDILGNARGLRRIRGKEVCYVAQSAAAAFNPARKLMQQVIEATLEHGVSSREEAQKRAVDLFRQLSLPDPENIGDRYPHQVSGGQLQRVMTAMALCSRPDLIVFDEPTTALDVTTQIDVLAAIKNAIRETGVAALYITHDLAVVAQVADDIMVLRHGKTVEWGDTRQIIEAPKQDYTRALVSVHAISHEEQAPSPSPILTVDKVTASYGGGQVKVLRDICVDIHAGQTLAVVGESGSGKSTLARAITGLLPPEQGSITFDGRTLANRLDDRPKEDLRQLQMIYQMADVAMNPRQTVGTIIGRPLEFYFGMRGAERDARVAELLDKIEMGKGFADRYPAELSGGQKQRVCIARALAARPKLIICDEVTSALDPLVAHGILELLLELQAEEDVAYLFITHDLATVKAIADSIAVMYRGEVVRYGLTSEVLAPPFDAYTDLLLSSVPEMKVGWLEKAIESRRMDAGGN from the coding sequence ATGGCTGAACAGGAACGGGCAGACCGGCAGGCCGCCCCGCAAGACGATGTGCTCGACATCCGCAACCTGCGCATCGAGGCGACCGTCTACCCTCCGGGGGAAGATCCCAAAACCATCGTCATCGTGGACGACGTGTCGCTCAGGGTCGGGCGTGGCAGGGTTCTGGGACTGATCGGCGAATCCGGTGCGGGCAAATCGACCATCGGCCTGTCCTCGATGGGCTACGGGCGCGGCGGCGTGCGCATCACCGGGGGCGAAGTGATCCTCAACGGCCGCGACATTCTCGGCAACGCACGGGGCTTGCGCAGGATACGCGGCAAGGAGGTTTGCTATGTCGCCCAGTCGGCGGCGGCGGCCTTCAATCCTGCCCGCAAGCTCATGCAGCAGGTGATCGAGGCCACGCTCGAACATGGCGTCTCCAGCCGCGAGGAGGCGCAAAAGCGCGCCGTCGACCTGTTTCGCCAGCTCAGCCTGCCCGATCCGGAAAACATCGGCGACCGCTATCCGCATCAGGTATCGGGCGGGCAGTTGCAGCGCGTCATGACGGCCATGGCGCTGTGCTCCAGGCCCGACCTCATCGTTTTCGACGAGCCGACCACGGCGCTCGACGTCACCACCCAGATCGACGTTCTTGCGGCTATCAAGAACGCCATCCGCGAAACGGGCGTGGCGGCGCTCTACATCACCCACGATCTCGCCGTCGTGGCGCAGGTTGCCGACGACATCATGGTGCTTCGCCATGGCAAGACGGTGGAATGGGGCGATACGCGCCAGATCATCGAGGCGCCGAAGCAGGACTACACAAGAGCGCTGGTTTCGGTGCATGCGATCAGCCATGAGGAGCAGGCGCCCTCGCCGTCTCCCATTCTCACCGTCGACAAGGTCACCGCTTCCTATGGCGGCGGCCAGGTGAAGGTCCTGCGCGACATCTGCGTCGACATTCATGCCGGCCAGACGCTTGCGGTGGTGGGTGAATCAGGCTCCGGCAAGTCGACGCTGGCGCGCGCCATCACCGGCCTTTTGCCGCCGGAACAGGGCAGCATCACCTTCGACGGGCGCACCCTCGCCAACCGGCTGGACGACCGGCCAAAAGAAGATCTGCGCCAGCTCCAGATGATCTACCAGATGGCGGATGTGGCTATGAACCCGCGCCAGACGGTGGGCACCATCATCGGCAGGCCGCTGGAGTTCTATTTCGGCATGCGCGGCGCCGAGCGCGATGCGCGCGTGGCCGAGCTGCTCGACAAGATCGAGATGGGCAAGGGTTTCGCCGACCGCTACCCGGCCGAGCTTTCAGGCGGCCAGAAGCAGCGTGTGTGCATCGCGCGTGCTCTGGCGGCCCGGCCGAAGCTCATCATCTGCGATGAGGTGACTTCGGCGCTCGATCCGCTGGTGGCGCACGGGATCCTCGAACTGCTGCTGGAATTGCAGGCAGAGGAAGACGTGGCCTATCTGTTCATCACCCACGACCTCGCCACCGTAAAGGCCATCGCCGATTCCATCGCCGTGATGTATCGCGGCGAAGTCGTGCGCTATGGCCTCACGAGCGAGGTTCTGGCGCCGCCCTTCGATGCCTATACCGACCTGCTGCTCTCATCCGTTCCGGAAATGAAAGTCGGCTGGCTGGAGAAGGCGATCGAAAGCAGACGGATGGATGCGGGCGGAAACTGA
- a CDS encoding ABC transporter permease, translated as MFDIRHIPPSALVGLLLTALFLFAALFAPWIAPYGNGEIVGEVWGPMSATHPLGTDNLGRDLLSRMIYGARITIFIAVTATALSFILGSVLGFTAAVVGGWIDQTLSRFVDLLMSIPTLIFALVVLSVLPSTLATLILVMGILDATRVYRLARAVAADINVMDFVEAARLRGEGRSWIIFREILPNALSPLVAELGLRFIFAVLFLSALSFLGLGVQPPDADWGGMVKENKDGIVFGIPAALIPAGAIALLAISVNLVADWVLNRTSDLKGGRGDG; from the coding sequence TTGTTTGACATCAGACATATTCCGCCAAGCGCCCTTGTCGGCCTTCTGCTGACCGCGCTGTTCCTGTTCGCGGCTCTTTTTGCGCCGTGGATCGCGCCCTACGGCAATGGCGAGATCGTCGGCGAGGTATGGGGGCCGATGTCGGCCACGCATCCGCTCGGCACCGACAATCTCGGCCGCGACCTGCTCTCGCGCATGATCTACGGCGCGCGCATCACCATCTTCATCGCAGTGACGGCGACAGCCCTCTCCTTCATCCTCGGGTCGGTGCTCGGCTTCACCGCGGCGGTGGTCGGCGGCTGGATCGACCAGACCCTGTCGCGCTTCGTCGATCTTCTGATGTCGATCCCGACGCTGATCTTCGCGCTGGTGGTGCTGTCGGTGCTGCCTTCCACACTGGCGACGCTTATCCTCGTCATGGGCATTCTCGATGCCACCCGCGTCTACCGCCTCGCGCGCGCCGTGGCGGCGGACATCAATGTCATGGACTTCGTGGAAGCCGCCAGACTGCGCGGCGAAGGCCGTTCATGGATCATATTCCGCGAAATCCTGCCCAATGCGCTGTCGCCGCTGGTGGCGGAGCTTGGTCTGCGCTTCATCTTCGCGGTGCTTTTCCTGTCGGCGCTCTCCTTTCTTGGCCTCGGCGTGCAGCCGCCCGATGCGGACTGGGGCGGCATGGTCAAGGAAAACAAGGACGGCATCGTGTTCGGCATTCCCGCCGCACTCATTCCGGCGGGTGCGATCGCGCTTCTGGCAATCTCGGTCAATCTGGTTGCCGACTGGGTGCTGAACCGCACCTCCGACCTGAAGGGAGGCCGTGGCGATGGCTGA
- the aztC gene encoding zinc ABC transporter substrate-binding protein AztC: protein MTLFRKLASALIVITLSSTLPVSAAEKLNVIASFSILADFARQVGGDRIELRTIVGPDSDAHVYEPKPADAIAVAKADVVLVNGLLFEGFLQRLIEASGTSAAVVEATKDAEILNDPAGGHYHYVGGKAVFHEAPLDPHAWQSIANAKVYVKNIADAFCKADTEGCATYEANAQAYDGKLDALDKDIRKTVAAIPQDRRVFVVAHNAFRYFEHAYGVTFLAPQGVSTDAEASAADVAGVVREIAGKRAVAVFAENISNSRLVEQIASEAGLKLGGTLYSDALSKEDGPAATYADMMRQNLATIRDAAGH from the coding sequence ATGACCCTCTTCCGTAAGCTCGCCTCAGCCCTGATTGTTATAACATTAAGCTCGACCCTACCCGTCTCCGCAGCTGAAAAGCTCAATGTGATCGCCAGCTTCTCGATCCTCGCCGACTTTGCGCGGCAAGTCGGCGGCGACCGCATCGAACTGCGCACCATCGTCGGCCCCGACAGCGACGCCCATGTCTACGAGCCGAAACCCGCCGATGCCATCGCCGTCGCAAAGGCAGACGTGGTGCTGGTGAACGGCCTCCTGTTCGAGGGCTTCCTCCAGCGCCTGATCGAGGCGAGCGGCACTTCCGCCGCGGTGGTGGAAGCCACCAAGGACGCCGAAATCCTCAACGACCCTGCGGGCGGGCACTATCACTATGTCGGCGGCAAGGCAGTGTTCCATGAAGCCCCGCTCGACCCGCATGCCTGGCAATCGATCGCCAACGCGAAAGTCTACGTGAAGAACATCGCGGACGCCTTCTGCAAGGCGGACACCGAGGGCTGCGCCACCTACGAGGCGAACGCTCAGGCCTATGACGGCAAGCTCGACGCGCTCGACAAGGATATCCGCAAAACGGTCGCCGCGATCCCGCAGGATCGCCGTGTCTTCGTCGTTGCCCACAATGCCTTCCGCTACTTCGAGCATGCCTATGGCGTCACCTTCCTCGCGCCGCAGGGCGTCTCCACCGACGCGGAAGCCTCGGCGGCCGATGTCGCGGGCGTGGTGCGTGAAATCGCCGGCAAGCGTGCGGTGGCCGTCTTCGCGGAGAATATTTCCAATTCGCGGCTCGTAGAGCAGATCGCGTCCGAAGCCGGGCTGAAACTCGGCGGCACGCTTTATTCCGACGCGCTGTCCAAAGAGGACGGCCCGGCCGCGACCTATGCGGACATGATGCGCCAGAACCTCGCCACCATCAGGGATGCGGCCGGCCACTGA